The genomic interval TAAAAGACACGGTTTGTCTACAGATGCAAGTTTCCGATTTGAACGTGGAGTAGATGTAGATTTAGTTCCGTATGCTTTGGAAAGAGCCGTTCAGTTAATCCAAGAAGTTGCTGGAGGTAAAGTTGGAATGGAAGTCGTAGATGCTTATCCAAATCCCATTCAAAAAAGGTCAGTTACTTTGCGTTATGAACGTTGTAAACAGCTTTTAGGACATGAGATTGAACCAAAAATTATCGCAACTATTTTAGAATTTCTGGATTTTGAAGTGGTAAAATCTTCTTCAGAAGGATTGGATTTATTGGTTCCAAATTATCGAATAGATGTAGATCGTGAAATAGATGTGATAGAAGAAATTTTACGTATTTATGGCTTCAATTTGATTCCACTACCAGAAAAATTGAATACTTCATTGGTTGTTACTTCAAAACCTGATTTAGAGCGGTTAGGTTCCAATTTCGCAGAAGTTTTAGCTGGAATGGGTTTCAACGAAATGATGAATAATTCATTGACAAGTCCACAGTACGCTGAGAAATTGGGAGGAAATCAATTCCCTGTTTCAAAAGCAGTAAGCATGTTGAATCCATTGAGTCAAGATTTAGCAGTGATGCGCCAAAGTTTATTGTTCCAAGCAATGGAAACGGTTGCTCACAATCAAAATCGTCAAAACCCAGATTTGCGTTTGTTTGAGTTTGGCAAGACTTATAGTTTTGAAAACGATATTTATGGGGAGAACAAGCGCTTATTGCTTTTAATTACCGGAAATAAGCAAGAAGAATCGTGGTCTCAAAAACAAGAAAAAACGACCTTGTTTACTTTGAAAGGAATTGTAGGGAATTTGTTTGAAAGACTTGGATTACACTCATTATTGCAAGAAGAATCACTTTCAGAGCAAGAAGTTTTAGCAGATGGATATCAACTTCGCATTCTCAAAAATGTAGTTGGAACAGTTGGCTGGGCAAATCAAAAAGTGAAAAAGCATTTTGGAGTGAAACAAGACGTTTTTGTGGCAGACTTGGATTGGGATGCTATTTTAGATTCATTGAAATTAGTCAAAGTACAATACAAAGAATTGCCGAAAACATTTGAGGTTCGTCGCGATTTCTCCTTGTTGCTTGATTCGAAAGTACGGTTTTCTCAAATCGAACAAATTGCAAAAAAAGCGGATAAGAAGATTCTTCAAAAAGTAGGTTTATTTGATGTTTACGAAGGGAAAAATTTACCAGAAGGTAAAAAATCATATGCAGTTTCATTCACATTCCAAGATGCTGAGCAAACGTTGAAAGATTCTCAAGTAGATGGAGTGATGAATACAATAAGAACCGAATTGGAAAAACAATTGGGTGCGGAATTGAGATAAGATGCAACATTTTGTAGTTACTGGAATCGGAACAGAAGTCGGAAAAACTGTAGTTAGTGCTGTTTTGTGTGAAGCTTTGAAAGCCAATTATTGGAAACCAGTTCAAGCAGGAGATTTACATACTTTGGATAGTGATTTTGTGCGTTCATTTACTTCTGAAACGGAAATTATTCCCTCAAATGTATTGTTGAACTACGCCATGTCGCCGCATGAAGCCGCGCGTTTGGATGAAATTGAATTGACAGAAGACGATTTTGATTTGCCTCGTTTTTCAAAGCAAACAATCATTGAAGGAGCGGGAGGAGTAATGGTTCCATTAAATGATGAGGGCTTGTGTTACATAGATTTGTTTCAATTGTGGGAACTTCCTGTTTACGTAGTAACAAAACATTATTTGGGAAGTATTAATCACACTTTATTGACCTTGAATGCATTGCTGTCTCGTGAAATTGAAATAGCGGGATTAATTGTTAACGGAGAACGAAACGAAGCTTCAGAACGCATTTATTATTCACACTTTCCAGATCTTGCCATTACAACCATTCCTGAATTGAACGAATTTTCGAAAGAAAGCATACAACAAGCAGCCAAATTATGGATAGAGCAACTAGCTTAGAAAAAGATAAAAAACACGTTTGGCATCCTTTTACACAAATGCAAACTGCTGGCGAACCTTTGTGTATTGTTAAAGCAGAAGCAACAACGCTGACAGATGCAAATGGTAAAGAATACATTGATGCAAATTCATCTTGGTGGGTAAATGTTCATGGACACGGACATCCTTATTTGGGTGAAGCTTTACAGGAACAGTTTGCTCAATTAGATCATGTTATTTTTGCTGGGGCAACTCATCCGCAAGCTATTAAATTGGCTGATCGAATTACTTCGCTTCTACCCGAAAAACTAGAAAAGGTCTTTTTTTCAGACGATGGATCAACGGCAGTTGAAGTGGCTTTGAAAATGGCTTTTCAATATTGGCACAATAAAAACGAACCAAAAAAACGCATCATTGCGTTGGATGGAGCTTATCACGGAGATACGTTTGGTGCGATGTCTATTGGACAAAGAGGGGCTTTCAATAAACCTTTTGAGCATTTGTTTTTTGATGTAGATTTCATTGATTTCCCGAAAGACGAAGCACGAAGTCATTCCTTGATTCAAGCGGAACAAATTTTACAAACTGGAGAAGTTGCTGCAGTGATTGTAGAGCCTTTGGTTCAAGGTTCTGCTGGAATGCGTATGTATGATGCTGTTTGGTTGGATGCTTTTGTTTCTTTAGCTCGTAAATACAAGGCATTGGTTATTTTTGATGAAGTAATGACTGCTTGGGGAAGAACTGGAAAGTTGTTTGCTCATAACTTTTGCGCCGAAGAACCTGATTTGATTTGTTTGTCGAAAGGATTAACTGGAGGAGTTCTTCCTTTGGGATTAACAGTTGCAACGAACGAAATTTACGACGCGTTTTTACATCCAGAAACGTCAAAAGCCTTGCTTCATGGTCATTCCTTTACTGGAAGCGCAATGGCTTGTGCGGTCGCAAATGCAAGTTTAGATTTATTTGAACAACCAGAAACTTGGGATTCGATTGAATGGATAGAAGAACGTCACCGTTATTTTATCGAAGCTTTGAAAGCCCATTCCAAGGTAAAAGACATTGGTTTGTGTGGTACTATCTTGCGCTTCGAAATAGAAACAGGCGAAGGGAATAACTATTATTCAACGATTAGAGATCAGGCATACAATTATTTTCTCGAAAGAGGGTGTTTGATTCGCCCTTTGGGAAATGTCTTGTATTTGAATCCTCCTTATTGTATTTCAGAAGAAGAATTGGATAAATTGCACGTAGTATTGTTAGATTTTTTGGATGATATTTCCCTTTAAACCCACTGAGTACGTTTTTTAATATTTTCGTTTGAATTAGAATTGAATTTTTTTAGAAAAAACAATTTGTCTTTCTCCAACAATTTGAATAAAATAGATGCCATGATTGATATCTTTCAAATCAAGAGTTTCTATATTCCCTGAAAAAGATTTTCTCAATAATTGTTTTCCCTGAATATCTGTCAGAATGATTGTTGTTTGATTCGCATCAAAATTCATTGAAGATTGAATGGTAATAGTTGCTTCATGTTGGCTTACAGAAAAGGTTTCTTCGAGATTTTGAAGTCCTAAAGGAGCACATGTTGCCGCGTGAGCATACAATTGAGAGGTGTTTTTTGTTCCGATTACAGTGATAGTTCGATCAGGACAGATGGCATAAATTAAGGGATATAAATTGACTTCATAATCTGAAATAATTGCATCTCTTTCACCTCCTTCTGGGTTTATTTGTGGATAATTGGTTCCCGCTACCCAATTACCCTGAGTATTTCCACTAATTCCGTAAAATTCATTGTTTCCGTTGTTTGGATCGAATTCAATTGCAAAGACAAAGACATCGTTGGAAGCAGTATTTGGGCCATATTGATCATACAAGTTTGATAGAGCATGAGAATTGTGGTAATTCCAGCAATACGGGCAGTGACATGCAAAAAAGTCAAGATAGACTGTTTTTCCTGCATCGAGGTAATCGTAGAGTGTATGAGTTGAACCGTTTATATCAGTGAGTGTGAAATTCGGTGCAATGCTTCCTGTTTGAAGCTGTCCAAAACTTGAAGGAGCGAACATTAATCCAATTGAAAGGATCAAATAGTTGATTTTTGTTTTCATATCCATATTATTTAGTCTCAAATAACAGACGGGAATGTTTCTTATTCCTTACAAGAAGAATTGATTTTTTTATAAAAAAAAATATATAATTAATTGATTTTGAATGGCTTATTTATTTTTATTGGCTAAAATTTGTTCAATTTGCTCTTGAAGCTGCTTTTTTTCTGAATTTCCCAAAGAATAATTTGAAATGGTTCCAAGGTCTTTTAGTTTTTTCGCCAAAAGAAGAGTTTGTTTTTTGAATCGTTTACAAGGTGGGCAAATCCTTAGGTGATACCACAAACGAATTCGTAAGGACATAGAAAGTTTGCCTTCCTTACTTAATTCGGTTAGAAAAGTAGCCTCTTTACAGTTGAGGTTCCAATGTGACTTTGTTGTAATTCTATGCCTTTCCATTTAACCATTTATGTTCGAGACAAGTACGCATAAGTAATTTGGCTCGATGAATAATAATCCAATAATTAGACGAACTAATCTCAAATTCCTTACAAATAGTTTCCGAATCGGCTTCATGAATAAACTTTGCAACAAAAATGGGCTTTAGTTTTGGGGATAATTGGTTCAAACAATGTTCCAATGCCAATTGAAATTCACTGTTGGTAATGAGATAATCTGTGAATTGCTCGTTTTTACTAGGTGAATTATTTCCTTTCCAATGGTATTCTGAAAGGTATGACGGTTCAAAAAATGTTTGGTAGAATTGTTCGTCTGATGATTCCAAGTAATGTTTCAGGTTTTTAGAACCAGTGCTGGATTTTCGGTAATGATCAATTATTTTATTATTTAAAATACGCGTTAGCCACGTTTTTTCAGAACTTTCTCCTCTAAAATTGTCTAGATTTTGAAGTGCTGATAAAAAAGTGTCACTGACTAAATCCTTGGCTTGTTCTTTATCATTCACTTGAATACATGCTATTGAATAGAGATAATCGGCAAAGCGCTCTACCCATAATGCAGGTTCTGTATTTCTGTTGTTGTAGGAACTCATCAACGGCTAATTTAGTAATAAAGGACATGAATTATGCTCTAAACGCTTTCAATGCCTCCAACTCGAAGACGATTTTTTCCAAATCAACTTGAATGAATTGATATTCTTGTTTTGTAGTGAAAAATGGATTTTGAATAATTTGCTTCACAGGATTGAGATTAATATCATCTTCTCGACGCATGTTCTTGTAAAAGATAGTTTCTACTTCAGCCATGTAGCTATTCAATAAATTGGAAAGTTCTTCCGAATAGGGAATTTTTTCCAAACTAAATGACAAGCTGGTTACTTCGCGTGAGATGCGGATATTTGAACCAACTTTCGCAAAATTCACATTTAAATCTCGCTGTTGTGATTGAGGTTCTTCATACATGCGCTGCACACAGGCAAAAAGATTATTGTTTGCCGCTTCGGATAAGCGCCTACTTCGATGCCAAGTTATTCCTGGTGGAAGTTTCTTTTGATAATTTAAAACTGCCTGATTCAAGAAGTACAAATTCATGTTCAATGATTTATTGAGCAAGGAAGGGAAGCGTTGTTTTTCCCAAATCGGCCAAAAAGTAAAACTAATGATGATGGCAAGGATAGATCCGATTAGTGTGGAAAGAACTCGCCACCAAATTAAATCCCAAGAACCTTGTTTGGAAAGCTGCATCATAACAACCATCATGATTGTGACGAAGAAAACTCCCACTTTGTAGTTGTTTCGCAAGTAATATGCAACCAAGAAAGAAATGAAGATTAAGATTACAACGAATGCTTCGTGCTTGATGGGAAGTAACATAATTGCACCACCAACTAGAATTCCAGCAACAGTTCCAATAATTCGTTCAATTCCTTTTTTACGGGTAGCTCCGTAATAGGGTTGAATCACAATGAGTAACGTCAGTGCAATCCAATGGCCGTGATCGATTTTAAAAAATTTAAAAATAAAAACAGATAGAGCAAGCCCTAAACCAACTCGTAAGGAGTATTTAAACTGCTGTGAATCAATATTGAAAACTTCTCTCACAATCTGAACCATGACACGTGGTTGTAAACCAGCAATGAAATGGTTGAAAGAGAGTTTGTAATTTTCAAAATAGTTACTGCGTTTAAAATCGAGTTTTTGAGTCACTAAATCAATGGTGTTTTGCATTAATTCATGGCATTGTTCCAAATTGACAATCAATTGTTTCAGAATAATACGTTGGTCCAAATCAAATTCTTGATTTTTAAGTGTTTCTTTTAGGATTCCAACAGCAATTTCGAAGCGTTTGATTCGAATTTTAGCCATGGTTAAATCTTCTCCTCTGAAGGTGAAAATAACGATGGAAAGTCGAGCAGAGGCCTGAGAAAGTGAAGAAATTGTTTTGTAAAGAATGGATTGATTGGTTTGGAGCAAGGCATTTCCTCGGAGTGATTCCAATTCTTCGTGGATTACGCGAACACTCGCTCCAAAATAAGCAGCAGATTTGCGAACCTCCATCATTTGATCGTAATGATCTGCTTTTAAACGCGAGTTTTCCTTTCTCCGATTAAACAATTCGATGGATTTGTCGATAGCTGCTCGAATCTCAATTTCCTTGGCAGTAATGGTTCGAATATCTTGATTGTCGATTTCTAAATCGAGAAAGCTTTCCAATAGAGCATCTAAATATTCGGTATTTTTCTTCCAAATCGTTGCCAATGAACGCCTTAATGGATTGGATGCTGAAAAAGGAAATGAGATGAAAATAATGGCAATTGCCCAAATTGAACCAGCAATGATATACGATCCGTAAACCAACGATTCTCCAAAATTGGTTGGATTCGAAATGCCAAAAAGGTAGAAAAATCCTACACCAACTCCAATTGTGGAGCCATAATCACTCCAATTTCGAATCAATGCGGCAAATATGCCAATGACAAGCATTCCGATAACTGAAAGAATCATGGAATTACCAATGTTCATTCCGATAATTGCTGCAATTAATATGAGGATTGCTTCAACCAGTTGAATCAACATTTTGCGGTAGTGAGAACCGCGGTAATCAATTAGTGTAAGCATGTAAGCTCCGAAAGCCGCCCAGATAATGTGGTAAGAAAATCCAAAGAAAAGCGGAAAAACAATCAATGGAACATTCAACGCTAAAACTACCCGAATAGACCAACTAATTGTGGGTTCTAGGTATTCTTGTTGAAGAATCGTATTGAATTGTTTAATCGGTTGAAACCGCATATTGAAGTGAATTTCTTAACAAAGATAGCTACAAGCTTTTGAAAGAACTAATCACTTAATTGATTTTATAAAATCTTATACTTTCGCGATTTTTTTTATCTCGGAGCTCTTTTTTCCTTCAATCAGTAGTAGGTACAAACCGATTGGAAGATTGGTGATTTCTAAGAAACCAGAATCGTTGGTTTTGAATTGTTTAATGAGTTGTCCACCAATGGATAAAAGCGAAACTTTGGCATTTGCTTCTGTAATTAAGTTAAAATAATCTTTACTAGGGTTCGGAAATAGAAGTGATTCTTTAGGTGATTTCATTTCTGGAGTATATTGAAAGAAATCTGAAATGCGTGTTAGATTGTCATTTAATCCAGTTCCTAAATAAAATCGTCCATTCAATGCAAAACCTTTTGCTCCTTTCAAACCAGTTACTGGAAGAGCAGGTATCGCTCTCCATGTTTTGGTGTGATCTAAGTAAAAACAATCATTTTTAAAAATACTATTTTCATCCATTCCGCCACAAACGATTGCGCTCATTTCATTGCTAATAGCAGTTCCGTAAGATCTTAATCCAGCTGGAAGAGGGGGGAAGGAAGTCCACGTTTCTGTACTGGGATTAAATGAATACCACGAATTGGAGTAGGTAATTGGATTGATGTCAAACCCTTCACCAAAAATTCCTTCGTTGAATAATGAAAAACCTAAAACACTTCGATTTGGTCCTCCAGGATAATTACTCAATTGAATCCAAGAATCTAAATCTGGATTGTATTTCCAAAAATCAGCCAAAGTTGAATCTGCAGTGGTTCCCATTCCTAAATAAGCTGTATTTCTAATACTTGTAGCAGTTGCATGCCAGCGAGCGATTCCAGGAAAATTAGTTTTTTGACTCCAAGAATTCGTAAAAGCATCGTATTCCCAAACATCATTCAATGCTTGACTAAATTCTGAATATCCACCAACGATGTATGCTTTATTGTTAAGTGTAAAAACGCTTGAATATTGTCTTGCTATTCCTGGAAAAACGGATTTTTCATTCCATGAATTGGTTGATGCGTCGTATTGAAAGAGTTTATTACTTTCTGCAAATGTGCCCAAATATCCTGTAACAATGTATCCAGATCCATTCAGTGCAAAACAAATTCCATCGTCTCTACCAGCTGTCGGAACCGAAGTAACAGAAGTCCAAGTTTGGGCATGAATGAATGAACTAAGGAATAGGAACAGGAAAACAATTTGCTTCATTATAAACTTCTTTATTCTGCTTAACGAAGAAATGAAGGGAATCGTTTGTCTGGATTAAAATAATTGGGAACTTCACTTTGATTTTTACCACAAGGAAGAAGAATATAAGGGTTGTTTGTATGGAGTTGGCAGCTTCGCTGAATATTTTACCACAAGAAGATGTGAAATATCTGAAGACGAAGGCTTCTTCAATGAAGAAATAGCCTGAGGTAGAGACGAGGAGCACGAAGAATAGATGGATTGTTGGATGGAGTTTTCTTAGGTAAAGAAGGAACACAAAGATTGATCGTTCCTTATAGATGCAAAAAAAATCCTTGTGCTCTTTGCTCTTTGTGGTTAACCTCTTCGCAGATTTATGCCGGTGGAAACAAAAAAATCCCGCTAATCAATAACTAACGGGATTTTTAATAGTTCGTTTTCTAGAATTGTCTGAGAAGTAAATTCCTTGAGTGTTGCAATAGATAAAAGGAAAGCTTTGTCTAACTATAGATTGTTTTTTTTGTTAAAAAAAGTTAATTTATATATTGATTCCTATGAAATGTTTCCACTTTTTTTTTATTCTTACTTTACTTATTCATATAAATGGCCATTATTCACGTCTAAGTCAGCCTATAACCCAGCTGATTTTTAAATTGGGGGATCTAACAATTTAATCAAAATGAAAATTGCATTTTTATCGCTTTTCCTTTTAGGATCTGGCACTACATTGTTAGCTACAACAGCTTTGAATCGTACTAATTCATCTTATGATATTAATAATAAGAAGAAGATTCATATTGATATTACTTTGACATCTAAAAATGGTTGTAAGTTTCATATAGTTGGAAATTATAATTCATGGACAGGTAACTTTACTGGTAATGTTTATGCATCAGGAAAAAATGGTTGTCCAGAAGGGACTTTTACTTTTGGATTAGCTGTTCACGATGATGGAACTTCAGAAATGTTTGGCTCTAGGGCAATCATTGGAGTTTTCCAAAGTGACCGTGATATGTTGGAGGATTTTGTTGCATATTTACAATTAATGTAATTAACCTATTAAGAATTACCAAGCTTTTGAGTTTGGTAATTCTATTTTACTTTTTTGTTTAACTATGATTAAAATATGTTTCATTGGATTAATTGCCACTTGTTTATTTGGCTGTAGCAAGTTTGTGACCTATCATGCAACTTATTCCACTATTTCGATGGCTAAAATAAACCCCCAAGATTCACTCACATTTGAAGATTGGATTTCTATTGATACCAATCAAATTCAGTCAAATGGACGTTTAGTAATTGTTGAAAGAATGCAATGCTATTCGAATGGAAAATATGCGTATTTTGATAATAAATTCATCAAAAGTAGTCAAGGGATTGGGTCGGATGACGGCTCTTTGAAGCATGTTTTTTTGGATTACAGTAATCATGTTATTTACTTTTTAGACGATAAGACTGCCTTTAATTGTGATTTAGTCGCTCAAGTTGATTCCTCCGAAAATAGTAGTTCCCGGATATTTATGCAGGTCTTGAAAAAAGGTAATTCGGAAGCTCGTGTAAGTTTTGATAAAGAGGTTCCAAAAGAATTAAAGGGAAAGTATGTTAGTAATAGCAATGATTATGGAGTTATTCAAACAATATCGCCAAGTCAAAAAATGAATTTACTTGATTTTGAATTGTGTAAAACGATGAATTTGGATTCAATCTATAAAATTGCAAAAAGAGAGTGTGTTCTGAATAATAATACAACGATTGATCTATTATTTCCAAAGCTTAATTAAATAATAGTTCAGCTGTTTTGTTTTTGAATGACCACGAAGTACACAAGGCACAGGAAGATTATATTGAATAATCCTTGGTGCCTCGTGGTGATAACTATCTTGTTTCAGCAACTGCTTGCTGGATCAATTTTCCCACTTCGTGAATTTGCTCTTCGGTGATATTTAATGGAGGTGAAAGTCGGAAGCTGTATGGATGAGATAAGAACCAAAAGCTAATTACGCCATATTCCAATAGTTTATCTACGACTTTTGCTACACGTTCATCACTCGCCATGTCGCAGGCAAACATCATTCCTACACGGCGAATTTCAAAAATCTCGTCAATTTTTTGGAGGTAAGATTCTAATAAATAACCCAATTTTTCTACTTCGGCAAAGTTGATTTCTGATTCGAAGACTTCCAAGGTTCCCCAGGCTGCAGCATTTATCACTGGATTTCCACCAAAAGTGGTAATGTGACCCAACATAGGAGAGTGGCTCAGCTGATTCATATATTCGTATTTTGAAATGAATGCTCCAATTGGTAATCCACCTCCAAGTGCTTTTCCAAGTGTCAAAACATCTGGAATTACACCACTGTGCTCAAATGCAAACATTTTTCCAGTTCTTCCCATTCCGCATTGAATTTCATCGAAAATCAAGATTGCTCCAACTTCGCTGCACCGTTTGCGAAGTGCTTTCAAAAATTGGTCAGAAGCTTTTCGAACTCCAGCATCACCCTGTACAGTTTCTAAAATAACACCAGCTGTTCTAGTGGTAATTCGCTCTAAATCTTCTAAAACATTCAATTGAATAAAATCCACATCTGGCAAAAGCGGCCGAAAGGGATTTTTCTTCACTTCATTGGCTGAAACGCTGAGAGATCCGTGTGTATTTCCATGGTAAGAACCCTTAAATGCTATGAGTTGTGTTCGACCAGTAACACGCTTTGCTAGCTTTAAAGCTGCTTCATTGGCTTCTGTTCCAGAATTTACAGGATAAACACAATTCAATTCCGAAGGAAGAAACTTTCGGAGCAATCGCGCCATTTCTAAGGAAGAATCCTGAATAAATTCTCCATAAACCATTACGTGCAAGTATTTATTCAATTGTTCTTTGATGCGTTTGATTACTTGTGGATGTCGATTCCCGATATTGGTAACACCAACTCCCGAAATCATATCGGTGTAGCGTTTTCCTGATTTGTCGTAAATAAAAATCCCTTCCGCGGACTCAACATCAATTAAATACGGGAAGGGATTCGTTTGTCCTAAATGGTTTAAAAAGTCTTCTTTACGGTTTTCCATGCGATTTTTTATCGGGATGTTCTCCTCCTCTTCGATCTTTCAATCGGTCTAAAAGAGCACGTCTGAATTCATGTTCCAAACTTAAGAGTTTTAAGCTTCTTTTTTCACCAATAATCTTAATAAATTTCTCGCTGTACTCTTTTTTTAAATCCAATTCTTTCTGATCGTTTTCGAAAAGTGTATTGAGCTTTTTTCGAGCATCGTCATTGGAAATCTTATCTTCCGATTCTCTCAGTTCTTGATTGATTTTGCGACAAATTTGACGAAGTTCCTTCATCTTTCCATCCATTTCATTGTAAATTGGCCAAAATTTCTCTGCTTCAGAAGTTGTCAAGTTCAATTCTTTGGTAATAAAACCAACTTTTAATGCTTCGATTTTGTCTTCTTTTTCTTTGTCGTCTTGACCAAATACATTTGTTGCAAATGCAAGTGGAAGAAGGATCCAAATTAATTTCTGTATCATTTTTCTTAGTTTTTAACTTTCTATTAGTAAATATTCGTCCAATTCTGTTGATTCATTCTTCAAATAATCCATGATTTCTTCATCGTCAACACTTTCAAACAGCGTTTTTTTCGGGGAAGTATTTAATTGAGTGACATCATTTGTCGATTCTCGTTTTTCAGTACTTTCTATAAGTGAAGTATTGTCTATGTGAGAAACAATGACCTCAGAATCGAGGTCCTCAATGTGTTTATCCAAGTATTCATAAATTTCCTCGTTACTCACGGAAGATAAATTTACTGAATTAGATTGTTCTACAGAGTTTGGTGTATTCCAAGAGAAAAGAAGAGCAAACAAAAGAACTGCTGCAGCTGATCCCCAAACGTACCAGCGACGATAGATGGTGATAATCCGTGGTTCATTTTTCTTTTCCAAATAAGGATTGTCGATTTGGTTGAGGATATTCTGTTTCAAATCTTCAAAATACGAGTCAGAAGGAATTTGAATAGGAGTGACCTCTAAATCATCAATAATGTATTTGTTTTCTTGGTTCATAACTCTAAGACAATTTGTTTGTTCAATGGTTTAATTTCTGTTTTAAAAAATCTTCAATTTTTCCAACAGCATGGAAGTAATTGGCTTTCAATCCGCCAACAGAACCACCTGTTAGTTTGGAAATTTCTTCGTATTTCAAATCTTCAAAATATTTGTATTCGAAAACCAGGCGTTGTTTTTGGGGTAAAGTTTCGATCGCTTCGAAAAGAAGTTTTGTAATTTCTTCGGAATTCATTTTCCCATAGTGTTCCGATTGATGTGAAAAGGAAACGGTAGGTTCGTCAATATCAAAGCTTTTGTGTTTGTTTTCTTTTTTGAGGAAATGCACTGTTTCATTATAAGCAATGCGATACATCCATGAAAATAAAGCACTATTTCCTTGAAATTGGGTTCTGTGATTCCAAACTTTAATAAAAACTTCTTGAAGGATATCGTTGGTGATTTCATGGTTATTGACCCAACGACGAATAGTAGTATAGAGACGTTTACTGTGGATATCGACAATCCAGGTAAAGGCTTTGTAGGCTAAATCATCTTCCCGACGAAAATAAGTTATGATTGTATTTTCATCGGGAATTTGATTCATATTTTTATTTTCGTTTGATCACTTTTTTTACTGCTTCAACAATGTTTGGAGTATCCAAACCGTATTTTACCATTAATTCGTCTGGTGTTCCAGATTCTCCAAATGTATCATTCACTCCAACATATTCTTGAGGAGATGGCAAATGACGTGCAAGTACTTGCGCAACAGCATCTCCCAAACCTCCATTCAACATGTGTTCTTCTGCAGT from Fluviicola taffensis DSM 16823 carries:
- the pheT gene encoding phenylalanine--tRNA ligase subunit beta, whose protein sequence is MKISSAWLHEFLPLQKSPEELDQLLTDTGLEVEGFETIESVKGGLQGVVVAEVIECEQHPNADRLKVTKVNNGTEILQVVCGAPNVAVGQKVILAQVGATLYPKPDEPLKMKVSKIRDVESHGMLCAEDELGLGTSHDGILVLDPAAKVGMPAAEYLELESDVQIEIGLTPNRADAMGHVGVARDVLAYLACHEGSNAKLQLKETKKPVKEADLVVSVSVENTERCPRYLGITLRDVEVKPSPAWLQNKLRAVGLSPINNVVDVTNYVMRELGTPLHAFDAKVVAGKVIVRTAKSGEKITTLDGVVRELHEEDLVIANGSEAMCIAGVFGGNHSGISDSTTDVFLEAAYFQPVSVRKTAKRHGLSTDASFRFERGVDVDLVPYALERAVQLIQEVAGGKVGMEVVDAYPNPIQKRSVTLRYERCKQLLGHEIEPKIIATILEFLDFEVVKSSSEGLDLLVPNYRIDVDREIDVIEEILRIYGFNLIPLPEKLNTSLVVTSKPDLERLGSNFAEVLAGMGFNEMMNNSLTSPQYAEKLGGNQFPVSKAVSMLNPLSQDLAVMRQSLLFQAMETVAHNQNRQNPDLRLFEFGKTYSFENDIYGENKRLLLLITGNKQEESWSQKQEKTTLFTLKGIVGNLFERLGLHSLLQEESLSEQEVLADGYQLRILKNVVGTVGWANQKVKKHFGVKQDVFVADLDWDAILDSLKLVKVQYKELPKTFEVRRDFSLLLDSKVRFSQIEQIAKKADKKILQKVGLFDVYEGKNLPEGKKSYAVSFTFQDAEQTLKDSQVDGVMNTIRTELEKQLGAELR
- the bioD gene encoding dethiobiotin synthase encodes the protein MQHFVVTGIGTEVGKTVVSAVLCEALKANYWKPVQAGDLHTLDSDFVRSFTSETEIIPSNVLLNYAMSPHEAARLDEIELTEDDFDLPRFSKQTIIEGAGGVMVPLNDEGLCYIDLFQLWELPVYVVTKHYLGSINHTLLTLNALLSREIEIAGLIVNGERNEASERIYYSHFPDLAITTIPELNEFSKESIQQAAKLWIEQLA
- the bioA gene encoding adenosylmethionine--8-amino-7-oxononanoate transaminase; translation: MDRATSLEKDKKHVWHPFTQMQTAGEPLCIVKAEATTLTDANGKEYIDANSSWWVNVHGHGHPYLGEALQEQFAQLDHVIFAGATHPQAIKLADRITSLLPEKLEKVFFSDDGSTAVEVALKMAFQYWHNKNEPKKRIIALDGAYHGDTFGAMSIGQRGAFNKPFEHLFFDVDFIDFPKDEARSHSLIQAEQILQTGEVAAVIVEPLVQGSAGMRMYDAVWLDAFVSLARKYKALVIFDEVMTAWGRTGKLFAHNFCAEEPDLICLSKGLTGGVLPLGLTVATNEIYDAFLHPETSKALLHGHSFTGSAMACAVANASLDLFEQPETWDSIEWIEERHRYFIEALKAHSKVKDIGLCGTILRFEIETGEGNNYYSTIRDQAYNYFLERGCLIRPLGNVLYLNPPYCISEEELDKLHVVLLDFLDDISL
- a CDS encoding redoxin family protein, with the protein product MKTKINYLILSIGLMFAPSSFGQLQTGSIAPNFTLTDINGSTHTLYDYLDAGKTVYLDFFACHCPYCWNYHNSHALSNLYDQYGPNTASNDVFVFAIEFDPNNGNNEFYGISGNTQGNWVAGTNYPQINPEGGERDAIISDYEVNLYPLIYAICPDRTITVIGTKNTSQLYAHAATCAPLGLQNLEETFSVSQHEATITIQSSMNFDANQTTIILTDIQGKQLLRKSFSGNIETLDLKDINHGIYFIQIVGERQIVFSKKIQF
- a CDS encoding sigma-70 family RNA polymerase sigma factor, yielding MSSYNNRNTEPALWVERFADYLYSIACIQVNDKEQAKDLVSDTFLSALQNLDNFRGESSEKTWLTRILNNKIIDHYRKSSTGSKNLKHYLESSDEQFYQTFFEPSYLSEYHWKGNNSPSKNEQFTDYLITNSEFQLALEHCLNQLSPKLKPIFVAKFIHEADSETICKEFEISSSNYWIIIHRAKLLMRTCLEHKWLNGKA